The Pseudomonas sp. SCA2728.1_7 DNA segment ACACGTTGAAGCGATCCTCCTGCAAGTCACCGAAGCCCCAACTGCCGCTGAAGTTGCGGCTTTCACCGCCCCCCGAATGGGTTGGCGTGTCGTAGTTGGTGCTGATCTGCCCTTCGGTGAGGCTGGTCTTGGTGATGAAGTTGATCACCCCGCCAATCGCATCGGTGCCATACAGCGCCGAGGCGCCATCGCGCAGCACTTCCACACGGTCAATGGCGGCGAACGGAATGGTGTTGAGGTCAACACCGGAGCCGTTGATCGCATTGGTCGCGTTGTTGCTCAGGCGCCGACCGTTGAGCAGCACCAAGGTTTTGTTGGCGCCGATGCCGCGCAGATCCGCATAAGACGCCCCGCCACTGCTTGACCCCACCGAACGCCCGGAGCCGACCGAAGACTGGTTGGCAGAAATGCGACTGACCAGCTCTTCGGTGGTGGTGACGCCCTGCTCGCGCAGCTCTTCGACGCGCAGGATGGTCACCGGCACCGCCGTTTCTGCATCGACCCGGCGGATTGCCGTCCCCGTGACTTCGACACGCTGCAGTTGAGTGGTCGGTTCGGTTGCCGTGCTGTCAGCGGCAATGGCCGGCAGCGTGTTGATTGCCAGCAGCAAGGCCAGGCTCAAAGGTGATTTGACGGGTGAAAACTGAGTCATGAACAGCCATCCCTGCGTTTTGGTTTATGCAGGGATGTGCAATGACGAATAAGGATTTATAGAGGGCGACTTAGACTGTTGGGTGCTGAGGTTATGCAAAGAATGCCATGCCTCCGTATCAAGCCGATGCCATCTCCCTCAGCAACCGTGTATCCAGGCCAAAACGTTCTTGAGAGACCATTTTGAACTGCCCCGCTGCGAGGTCGCAGCTCACCAGCAGATTCCACGAGTGGCGGGTTGCCGCCGAGGGAATCAGGACAAACGGATGCTCATCCAGTAAAGCGTCGGCAAACCGCTGTTGATTGGGCGACGGCCACGCGGGACTCAACCAGTAAGGATTCGGTACCTCTTCAGGCTGAACGACTTTGACCCGTGCATCGCGGATGACTTCAAAGCACGTCAGCACATATGGCTCTCTGTCCAGTGCATCAAAACTATTATTGGCCGCCACCTCCAGAATGGCCGAGGACGGGTCGACAGATGCATAGACGACTCGCCGGCCAGGCGCATTCCATCGACCGCCCTTCAGTTGTGAACCCATCCCGCTGTCCCATGTCTCTCCGTAGGCCTCCTGATCCAGGCGCCAGCCATACCAGTGCCCTTCCCAGGGCAAGGGATTCATGGGTAACCCCCGTACAGAACCCGACACAAGTATTGCTCGACCATCTGGAAACCGAGCGGATGGTGGGTCAACTCCAACGGCACGTAGCCATTAAGGTAAGGGGTGGACTTCTGCATCCATATTTCCGCCTGTGACAGCCCCCCGAATGCACGAGTGGCCATCTCCAGCACCAGCGCATATTGGTAGGCGACAACACTCTGCTGCGAGTCAAGCCGTATCGATTTGCCTTCCTTCAGCAGCCGCTGCACGGTTCTGACAGACCTGCCGGTGATGCGTTTGACCATGTCTTCGCGCAGGTACATTTCGGAAGTCGAAAGCATGTTGACGACGTCGCTCAGCTCAAAGCCCTCCTCGGTAAGGCGGACAATCAGCATGGCGTCGTCACCGAGGTCCTGGCCGTTCACGAGCAGATCGACAGGCTTGCCCGCGACCTTCTTCAGCCCCGTCAGCCGGGGCACTTTTGCTTGGGGCATCGCGACATCCTCCATGGGGCATCTGGCGCGATCGTCGATCCAGAAGTTGCGCAGGGAATAAACAGAGGTTTCATGCTCAATGAGTGGGGTACGCATAATTGATCCTTTATCCGGGAGCCTGAGCGCTCAAGCTGCTCAGCGACTTCAATGTCAGATCCAATGCTATAGATCGCGCTTCCGACGACCAACCTGAAAAGGTCGTCGGAAATATCCCCTGCTTATCGCAAAACCTGCCATTTTCCGTAGGACGTAAACGCGAGATGCCTGCCCTCAGCCGCCGAAGTGATAACTCACATCGAGCCACCATTGCCGTCCATACGGGTCATAGTTGCCGGTCGGGTAATACGGCCATCCCGCCGAATCATCGTGTTTGACCTGATTGAGCACGTTGTTCACGGTCAGCCCGACACTTGCCCGATCATTGAGTTTGTAACGCGCACTGGCGTTGAACACCGTCCACGGCGACAGGCGCCCGTCTCCTGCACCGTTGGTGACCGAACCGTAACGAATGCCCATCAGCGTCGCCGTGGCCTTCTGGTAATCCCAGGTCAGGCTGGCGTTGACCTTGCTGCGCCAGTCGTAATTGGTGCGTGAAGTGCGCCAGTCTTGCGTCGGTGCTTCTTCCGATTCCTTGTAGTAATGCGAAAGCACCAAGGTGTAGCCCAGCGCCGAACTGAACGCGCCGTACTGCCCGGCACCCCAGCGGATATTGCTCTTGAAGTCCAGACCACTGACCCGCTCGCTGGCGGCGTTGATCGCGTTGACCCGCACGCGATTCAGCTGGTTGGGATCGACTGCGGCATTGCCGGCGTTGCGATCGATGCGCGCCAGGGTCGACTGGCAATTGGCCGAATTGATGTCCTGAGTGCCATTGCGGCATTCGTTTTCCTGTTGCAGCAGCCGGTTTTCATCGACGGTGGTCAGCAGATCATCGATCTCGACGCGCCAGAAATCGGTGGAGAAATCGAAGTTGCGCGACGGCGACCAGACAAACCCGTAGGTCCACGATTTGCCGCGTTCAGACTCCAGATTCGCGGTGCCGCTCTGGGTGTAATCGACCCGCCCACGATCACACGCGCCCTCCACGCCCTGGCTGCAACCGTAGTAATCGATCTGCGCCGGGTAGTAGCCGTTGCTGTCGGACTGGTAGATGTAATTCAGGTCCGGCGCACGGAAACTGGTGCCGTAACTGCCGCGCAGCAACAGGCTGGTGACCGGGCGCCACTCAAGCCCGAGGTTGTAGGTTTTCTGCTGCTCGGTGCGGCCGCTGAATTTGTATTGGTCCCAGCGCCCGGCGGCAGTCGCCAACAGCGTGTCGGTGACCGGAATGCTGAACTCGCCACCCGCCGCATAGCGCTTGCGCGAGCCCCCGGAACTTTGTTGTGGGCTTACGCCGTAAAACGTGCCGTCGTTGAGGCCATCGTCCGGGTCAACGCGATACTCCTGCTTGCCCGCTTCCAGCACCCCGGCGAAACCCACCGGGCCGGCCGGCAAGTCGAACAGATCACCATTGACCGAAGCGTTGTAACTGGTCGACACCGACTTGCTGCTCTGGGTCAGATTGCCGCGAAACTGCTGCCACTCCTGCGGCGTCAGCGGCCGGTCGAGCCGTGAAGCATCCGGGGCGAACACTGGATACCCGCCGCTGACACCGAGTTGCGGGCCGAGGTAGAAATCCTGAATCGATGACAGTGGCGTGTAGCGCGTGGTCCTGACGCTGCGATATTCCGAGCGATTGGCTGCCAGATCGTAACTCCAGCCGGTGTCGGCGATCTTGTCCGAGAGCCCCAGGGTGCCGGTCCACGAGGTGTCGCGCCACTTGCTGTTGTTGCTGGTGCGACCACCGATTTCCTCTTCACCGAAGCGTCGATACCAGCGCTCCAGATTGCCGCTGTTCTGATTGATGAAATCCGGCGAGGTGAAGGTCGGCCCGCGCGTGTTGTTCTGGATATGGTCGAGGCCGTACATCAAATCGGCGAAGACCTGACCGCTGTCGCTGAAATGCCAGGTGCCACGGGTGTAGCCGTCGTAGTTTTCCTTCTGGGTCTGCACGGTCCAGTAATCGTTGTACATCTGATCGGTGCGGCAGCGCCCGCCGCTGTTGACCAGTTTGTTGTCGAAGGTGCCCTGATAAGCACCGCAACCCGGTCCCAGATAACGACTGTTGCTCAGGTCGCGGCGGTAACCGACGTCCGCCAGCGGGCCGTTTTGCATAAAGCCACGGTCATCGGCCCAGATCGGATCGCGGTTGGTCAGCTCCAGACCGAACAAACCGTCAAAATCCCCCCAACTGCCACCGCCGCTGATTTGCAAACGCTGGTTGTCACCGCCGCCGCGCTCACTGGTGCCGCCCTTGAGGTTGACGTCGACGCCGTTGATCTTGTCCTTGAGGATGATGTTGACCACCCCGGCGATCGCGTCCGAGCCGTAAATCGCCGAGGCGCCGCTGCTGAGGATTTCGATGCGTTCGATAACCGCCGACGGAATGTTCGCCAGGTTGGTGAAGTTGACCTTGCCGTCGTACGGCGTCGGGTAGTCGGCGACGCGACGGCCATTGATCAGCACCAGCGTATGGTTCGGGCCGAGGCCGCGCAGGTTGAGCGCGCTGGCCGCCGGTTGCCAGGTGTTGCCGTAATCTTCGCCTTGGGTCATGCCGGTGTTTTGCGTCTGCGTCGCGAGGGCGTCGTAGACGTTTTTGTAGCCGCGCGCCTCCATTTCCTCGTGGGTGATGACGTTGACCGGCGTGGCGCCATCGCTCTGCGCGCGGGCGATGCGTGAGCCAGTGACGGTGACTTTTTCCATGCGGTAATCGGCGCTGGTGACCGGTGCCACGGTCGTGACTTTCGCCGGCGCATCGGCTGCGCGAACGGTCAGGCCCTGAGTGCTTTGCTCGACTTGCAGGTCGCTGCCGAGCAAGGCTTTTTCTACTGCCTGACGACCGCCCAACGCACCGCGCACCGCTGCGCTGCGTTTGCCTTGCACCAATTCCTGACTAAAGGAAATCGGCACGCCGCTCTGCCGCGAGATGTCCAGCAGCACTTCGTCGAGCGGTCCGCTGGCGATGTCGAAGGTAAACACCGCTGCAGCAGGTTCCTGGGCAACCGCCGCCCATGGACTGATGCCCATCGCCAACGCAGCGGCGAGGGTCAATCGAGGTAATTGTTGTTTGATTGAGAACATCGAAGGGTTTCCCTGTTGAAGGCATCTGCAGGGAATGAGCAGCGGGCCAGCGCTTTTTATAGGGCGGCGATTAGGCCAAGAAGTTATGGGTTTATAACCGCGCGTCGATGCTGACCCAGTACGGGTTGTGCCAGGTCACGCGGATCGGCAGCGAGCGTTCCAGCAGTTGCAACGTACGATCGCTGTCGTCGAGCGGATAGAGGCCGCTGAGGCGCAGGTCGGCGACTTCCGGACTCAGATGCAAGATGCCGCGACGGTAGCGACGCAAGCTGTCGATGACTTCGTACAAAGGCCGGTCACGCACTTCCAGGCGACCTTGCACCCAGGCACTTTCCTGACCGGTGCTGCGTTCCAGCGACAGCACTCCAGCGCCGTTGAATAACAGACTTTCTCCGGCCTGCACCACTTGCCGCTCGCCACCCGCCGTAACCACTTCGACCTGCGAATGGAGCAGCACCAATCGCGTCGTATCTTCGCTGTACTGCACGAGAAACTTCGTCCCCAGCGCCCGCATGCGCCCATGTTCGGTCTCGACCACGAAGGGCCGCGCCGGCTCTTTTGCCACGTCGACCAGCAACTCGCCACTGCGCAACGCGAGCAAGCGTTGCTGGCCATCGAACAACGGCACCACACGACTGCGCGCATTCAGGGTCAGCGCACTGCCATCAGCCAGGGTGAAGTTGCGTCGCTCACCGGTGCCGGTCGACAACTCCCCCGCCTCCGGCAGCCAGCCGTAGCGCCGTCCGAGCAACCCGGCCAACAGCGCAATGCCGAGCACACTCAAACTGCCGCTGATGAATCGTCGGCGACTCGACGGCGCATTGAGACTATGCAGCAGGCTGTTGCGCGGCACGTTGCGCAAGCTCGGGCTGC contains these protein-coding regions:
- a CDS encoding FecR family protein, whose translation is MRPDEAVIDEAAQWLALLQSGEAGMAERAAFEAWRVADPRHQQVIEQMGGGLNLLRSPSLRNVPRNSLLHSLNAPSSRRRFISGSLSVLGIALLAGLLGRRYGWLPEAGELSTGTGERRNFTLADGSALTLNARSRVVPLFDGQQRLLALRSGELLVDVAKEPARPFVVETEHGRMRALGTKFLVQYSEDTTRLVLLHSQVEVVTAGGERQVVQAGESLLFNGAGVLSLERSTGQESAWVQGRLEVRDRPLYEVIDSLRRYRRGILHLSPEVADLRLSGLYPLDDSDRTLQLLERSLPIRVTWHNPYWVSIDARL
- a CDS encoding RES family NAD+ phosphorylase, translated to MNPLPWEGHWYGWRLDQEAYGETWDSGMGSQLKGGRWNAPGRRVVYASVDPSSAILEVAANNSFDALDREPYVLTCFEVIRDARVKVVQPEEVPNPYWLSPAWPSPNQQRFADALLDEHPFVLIPSAATRHSWNLLVSCDLAAGQFKMVSQERFGLDTRLLREMASA
- a CDS encoding TonB-dependent receptor, with product MFSIKQQLPRLTLAAALAMGISPWAAVAQEPAAAVFTFDIASGPLDEVLLDISRQSGVPISFSQELVQGKRSAAVRGALGGRQAVEKALLGSDLQVEQSTQGLTVRAADAPAKVTTVAPVTSADYRMEKVTVTGSRIARAQSDGATPVNVITHEEMEARGYKNVYDALATQTQNTGMTQGEDYGNTWQPAASALNLRGLGPNHTLVLINGRRVADYPTPYDGKVNFTNLANIPSAVIERIEILSSGASAIYGSDAIAGVVNIILKDKINGVDVNLKGGTSERGGGDNQRLQISGGGSWGDFDGLFGLELTNRDPIWADDRGFMQNGPLADVGYRRDLSNSRYLGPGCGAYQGTFDNKLVNSGGRCRTDQMYNDYWTVQTQKENYDGYTRGTWHFSDSGQVFADLMYGLDHIQNNTRGPTFTSPDFINQNSGNLERWYRRFGEEEIGGRTSNNSKWRDTSWTGTLGLSDKIADTGWSYDLAANRSEYRSVRTTRYTPLSSIQDFYLGPQLGVSGGYPVFAPDASRLDRPLTPQEWQQFRGNLTQSSKSVSTSYNASVNGDLFDLPAGPVGFAGVLEAGKQEYRVDPDDGLNDGTFYGVSPQQSSGGSRKRYAAGGEFSIPVTDTLLATAAGRWDQYKFSGRTEQQKTYNLGLEWRPVTSLLLRGSYGTSFRAPDLNYIYQSDSNGYYPAQIDYYGCSQGVEGACDRGRVDYTQSGTANLESERGKSWTYGFVWSPSRNFDFSTDFWRVEIDDLLTTVDENRLLQQENECRNGTQDINSANCQSTLARIDRNAGNAAVDPNQLNRVRVNAINAASERVSGLDFKSNIRWGAGQYGAFSSALGYTLVLSHYYKESEEAPTQDWRTSRTNYDWRSKVNASLTWDYQKATATLMGIRYGSVTNGAGDGRLSPWTVFNASARYKLNDRASVGLTVNNVLNQVKHDDSAGWPYYPTGNYDPYGRQWWLDVSYHFGG
- a CDS encoding antitoxin Xre/MbcA/ParS toxin-binding domain-containing protein translates to MPQAKVPRLTGLKKVAGKPVDLLVNGQDLGDDAMLIVRLTEEGFELSDVVNMLSTSEMYLREDMVKRITGRSVRTVQRLLKEGKSIRLDSQQSVVAYQYALVLEMATRAFGGLSQAEIWMQKSTPYLNGYVPLELTHHPLGFQMVEQYLCRVLYGGYP